The DNA sequence CGCAGTTGGGCGACGCCGAACTCGTCGTCGCCGTGCAGGACCCCGGCGAAGACCCAGTCGCCCAGCCCGTGGAAGAGGCCGGATTCGGCGACGTCGGTGTATTCCGCGGGTCCGATCTCGCCGTCGGTCGCGGCGAGCAGGAACTCGGCCCACCGGGTGCCGCCGTGGTAGGTCGCCGGGGCCGGCCGTCCGCCGGCGGCGGTGATGGCCTTGAGCAGGCCGAGGGGCAGCGACGGGCAGTCCAGCGACTGCCAGGGCATGGCCGCGAGGCAGATGGTCACGGCGTCACCTCCGCGAGACTGGTGGACGGGGGTACGCCCGGGCGGGGCGGTGGCACCGCCCGGGCGTCTGGATCACTTGGCCGACCGCTTGAGGTCGACCTGGTACTTGCACGTGCCGTGGGTGACCTTCTTCAGGCCCACCTTCTTGATCTTCATCCGTGTTCACCTCCGATCACGGGGGTCAGGCACGGGTGCGCGGCGTCCGGGCGGGACGGGCCCGCCCGGACGGTCCGTCACTTGGTCGCCTTCTTGAGGTCGGCGATGTACTTGCAGGTGCCGTGCGTGACCTTCTTCAGGCCCACCTTCTTGATCTTCACTTCTGCTCACCTCCCCTCGTGATCTCGACGCCGGCGGCGCGCAACCGGGCGCGGTGCCGGCGGACGAACCAGGCCTTGATCCGTTTCGGGTCGCGGCCGGTCAGCGCACCGCACTTGGCGGAGATGCTGTCGAGCGAGGTGATGTTGAAGCCCAGGTCGTGCCACTCCCGGCCGTGTTCGCGCCAGAGTTCGGCGCCCTCCCGGGTCTTGGACACCCGGCCGAGATAGTTCAGGCCGATGGCGATGTGGTGGATCTCGTCACCGCGTACGGCCTCGTAGAGCCGGCCGAGCGGATCGCCGGCGAAGATCTCCTGGAAGAGGATGAACTCGTCGGCCGCCAGTCCTTCGAGGATCGTGTGCACCAGCGCCCGCCCCATGTGCGGCAGGCTGACCAGCATCTCGTTGAGCGGTTCCACCGTCTCCGGGGCGTCCGGCTCCGGCTCGCCGCCGATCGCCTTGGCGTACTGGTAGAAGGCGTCGGCGTGCCGGGCCTCGTCGGCGGTGGCCAGGGCCAGGCTGAAGCGCAGCGGCGCGTCCTCGGTGTGGGTCGCCAGCGTGGCGGCGGCGACCAGGCCGGCCTGTTCGGCGTAGTAGCCGCGCGAGGCGACCCGCCACGCGGACTCGGTGCGGTCCCAGTCCTTGCGACGCATGGCATCGCCGATGATGTCGGTCGCCCGCCAGCCCTTCTTGTCGCGGGTCGCGCCGAAGATGCGGTAGGCGACGGCGTCGCTGTCGAGTTCGTCTGCGCGGTGAAGTGCCATGACTGCTCCAGTGCGGTGCAAGCGGACCTGAGGAACCTGGCCGCCGGCCTGCTGCCGGCCGACCGGTGGCGCCGCCTGTCCTGCCCGTGGCCAGGTCGTGATGCACCTCGAGGAGGCGAAACACGCAGCCGGCCACTCTCCGCCCGGAGATTGACCAACCTAACTTGCCCTACCGACCGCGTCAAGGCTGCTACCCGC is a window from the Polymorphospora rubra genome containing:
- a CDS encoding ferritin-like domain-containing protein, whose product is MALHRADELDSDAVAYRIFGATRDKKGWRATDIIGDAMRRKDWDRTESAWRVASRGYYAEQAGLVAAATLATHTEDAPLRFSLALATADEARHADAFYQYAKAIGGEPEPDAPETVEPLNEMLVSLPHMGRALVHTILEGLAADEFILFQEIFAGDPLGRLYEAVRGDEIHHIAIGLNYLGRVSKTREGAELWREHGREWHDLGFNITSLDSISAKCGALTGRDPKRIKAWFVRRHRARLRAAGVEITRGGEQK